The Punica granatum isolate Tunisia-2019 chromosome 4, ASM765513v2, whole genome shotgun sequence genome has a window encoding:
- the LOC116205578 gene encoding probable methyltransferase PMT19, producing MGVESPHKPRLLSTNLFFHFLLLFTNLLTLFLSSAFFNSSCSLIPSLFPTRANTATASARSPVPETTSTAAANTDDLPPEFLAFTSGNLLPFGVNPNFDSDTMFAPVGQPCTQFPELLRRYMSYRVNGSCPDDELLAQKLLLKGCEPLPRHRCRPAAPADSVEPHPLPKSLWTTPLDSSVVWTAYTCKNYDCLINRKHRQKGFDDCKDCFDLEGAEKTWWSATRSNGGIDFTIDEVLLTKKPGTIRIGLDIGGGVATFAVRMRQRNITIITTSMNLNGPFSSFIASRGVVPSYISISQRLPFFDNTLDIVHSMHVLSNWIPTTLLHFLMLDIYRVLRPGGLFWLDHFFCVQEQYDQVYAPLIESIGFNKLKWVVGRKLDRSLELQEMYFSALLEKPLKNSWR from the exons ATGGGCGTGGAGTCTCCTCATAAGCCAAGGCTTCTCTCCACAAACCTCTTCTTCCACTTCCTCTTGCTGTTCACAAACCTCCTCactctcttcctctcctcgGCCTTTTTCAACTCCTCCTGCTCTCTCATCCCTTCCCTCTTTCCTACGAGAGCTAACACTGCCACCGCTTCTGCTCGTTCCCCAGTCCCCGAGACGACCTCGACTGCTGCTGCAAATACAGATGACCTCCCGCCCGAGTTTCTTGCTTTCACTTCAG GGAACTTGCTTCCCTTCGGCGTCAACCCAAACTTTGATTCAGACACAATGTTTGCTCCAGTAGGCCAGCCTTGTACCCAGTTCCCAGAGCTGCTCCGCCGGTACATGTCCTACAGAGTGAATGGCTCCTGCCCCGATGATGAGCTCCTCGCCCAGAAGCTTCTCCTCAAAGGCTGCGAGCCACTCCCCAGGCACAGATGCCGTCCGGCTGCCCCCGCTGACTCTGTAGAGCCCCACCCTCTTCCAAAAAGCCTGTGGACGACACCATTGGACTCGTCAGTTGTCTGGACTGCCTACACGTGCAAGAACTATGATTGCCTCATCAATCGTAAGCATAGGCAGAAGGGCTTCGATGACTGCAAGGACTGCTTTGATCTTGAGGGAGCCGAGAAGACTTGGTGGTCAGCTACACGGAGCAATGGGGGGATTGATTTCACCATTGACGAAGTCTTGTTGACTAAGAAACCTGGGACAATACGAATCGGGCTGGACATCGGGGGTGGCGTGGCCACCTTTGCAGTGAGAATGAGGCAGAGGAACATAACCATCATAACCACATCCATGAACTTGAATGGCCCCTTCAGTAGCTTCATAGCATCAAGAGGAGTTGTCCCCTCATACATCAGCATATCCCAGAGGCTTCCTTTCTTTGACAACACCCTCGACATCGTCCACTCAATGCACGTCCTAAGCAACTGGATCCCAACAACTCTGTTGCATTTCTTGATGCTCGATATCTATAGAGTCCTCAGACCAGGAGGTTTGTTTTGGCTCGACCATTTCTTCTGCGTGCAAGAGCAGTATGACCAGGTTTATGCCCCGCTCATCGAAAGCATTGGGTTCAACAAGTTAAAGTGGGTCGTGGGGAGGAAACTCGACCGCAGCCTGGAGCTCCAGGAGATGTACTTCTCGGCATTGCTAGAGAAGCCTCTAAAGAACTCTTGGCGATAG
- the LOC116203241 gene encoding PHD finger protein MALE MEIOCYTE DEATH 1 has protein sequence MEDERGTLSRDWVGRDEHAPYHFWFSSTRTPISQQLRDHPSQDQEQEMSIPILHSCRKRKRRPKLFSFHTFANPGCPIRPTALFRDNICLFLQECTMPEDYSLDGMPVWCTLLMHNKKSFAVPFYVVQENVEESSHSFCEHCRLAGWSNHFVSRRRYHMIIPTDGAWNKPLEPNALDLPNHLLHGLIHGNGFGHLICINGIEGGSKYLCGREIMDLWDRICSILCARKITVEDVSKKRCMDLRLLYGVAYGHSWFGRWGYRFLRGSFGVKENKYCKAIELLSSLELEKILEEFRGRKQSKEIKTIVQFYRDMSEATLITIRDLLRFILTVKSRVVLKTKLIKACPSPDSKPVDRFGGLHKKNLIKVKPLRYRKFAAAISDMDTRWPARRLEQAAEVIVNALLEKRADGSGHNGMTRQDVRDAARAHIGDTGLLDNVLKSLNNVIVGNYVVCRAVNPVTRILEYTVHELRATEPNASEVQGVMAVQDRFSSAVPTAGGDAYDDLVYMYKNVLLNYPESSDGPVAAAVKAVLDSKHFAKEWPFRDEEEEFLTFICNLLPRELGIHDKHSTIVKRPPGEIVSVPLHATVRDLKLAAQSAFRDTYFIFERLVVQEIESMEELEDEEVLFGVIESGVEVWVRGTGADMSTQFKYEGGAQNWKVRCECGAQDDDGERMVACDICEVWQHTRCCGINDRESVPPLFVCSTCCGSVVGSRSRHEDEVFDFEQSSITSEFEHFGSFLLPPELDYLNEMELPY, from the exons ATGGAGGATGAAAGAGGAACGCTATCGAGGGACTGGGTGGGCCGTGATGAGCACGCGCCTTACCATTTCTGGTTCTCCTCCACGAGAACG CCGATCTCCCAGCAGCTGCGGGACCATCCATCTCAAGATCAAGAACAAGAAATGTCGATCCCGATCCTCCATTCCTGCAGGAAGCGCAAGCGCCGCCCAAAGCTTTTCAGCTTCCACACATTCGCGAATCCGGGCTGCCCAATCAGACCCACTGCGCTGTTCCGTGACAACATCTGCCTCTTCCTGCAAGAATGCACCATGCCCGAGGACTACTCCCTCGATGGGATGCCAGTTTGGTGCACCCTCCTAATGCACAATAAGAAGAGCTTCGCGGTCCCATTCTATGTTGTCCAAGAGAATGTCGAGGAGTCCTCCCACTCATTCTGCGAGCACTGCCGATTAGCCG GTTGGAGCAATCATTTCGTATCAAGGAGGAGGTACCATATGATAATTCCAACGGATGGTGCCTGGAATAAGCCACTTGAACCCAATGCCCTTGATCTCCCCAATCATCTGCTTCATGGTCTGATCCACGGGAACGGGTTTGGCCATTTGATATGCATCAATGGCATCGAAGGGGGCTCAAAGTATCTCTGCGGCCGTGAGATCATGGATCTGTGGGACCGGATCTGCTCAATCCTATGTGCCAG GAAAATTACAGTCGAAGATGTGTCAAAAAAGCGGTGCATGGATCTTCGGCTTTTATACGGGGTAGCTTATGGGCACTCATGGTTCGGGAGGTGGGGTTACAGATTCTTGAGAGGGAGCTTTGGAGTAAAAGAGAACAAATACTGCAAAGCAATTGAACTGTTAAGTTCACTGGAACTCGAAAAGATTTTAGAGGAGTTCAGGGGTCGGAAGCAATCAAAAGAGATCAAGACGATTGTGCAATTCTACAGAGATATGAGTGAAGCTACTCTGATCACAATCAGAGACCTCTTGAGGTTCATATTGACTGTTAAGTCCCGTGTCGTGCTGAAGACTAAACTGATCAAGGCTTGTCCATCGCCTGATTCGAAACCAGTGGATCGATTTGGAGGCCTTCACAAGAAGAATCTTATCAAAGTCAAGCCCCTGCGGTATAGGAAATTCGCTGCCGCGATATCAGATATGGACACTCGGTGGCCTGCTAGACGGCTTGAACAAGCTGCAGAAGTCATTGTCAACGCATTGCTAGAGAAGAGAGCAGACGGGTCAGGCCACAACGGGATGACCCGACAGGATGTGCGGGATGCAGCTCGGGCTCACATTGGTGATACGGGCCTCCTAGATAATGTCCTAAAATCGCTGAACAATGTGATTGTTGGGAATTACGTCGTCTGTCGGGCAGTGAATCCAGTGACGAGGATTCTTGAGTACACGGTCCATGAGCTCCGCGCTACAGAGCCCAATGCCTCAGAAGTGCAAGGGGTGATGGCAGTTCAGGACAGGTTTTCTTCAGCGGTTCCAACAGCCGGAGGCGATGCTTATGATGATTTGGTCTACATGTACAAGAATGTGCTGTTGAACTACCCTGAATCATCAGATGGTCCAGTGGCAGCAGCCGTCAAGGCAGTACTTGACAGCAAACACTTTGCAAAGGAGTGGCCATTTCGGGACGAGGAGGAAGAGTTTCTAACTTTTATCTGCAATCTCTTACCCAGGGAACTTGGGATTCATGATAAGCACAGTACCATAGTTAAACGCCCACCTGGTGAGATTGTTTCGGTTCCCTTACACGCCACGGTCAGAGACCTGAAGCTGGCAGCTCAGAGTGCATTTCGGGACACATACTTCATTTTCGAGAGGCTCGTGGTGCAAGAGATCGAATCCATGGAGGAACTGGAGGATGAGGAGGTTCTTTTCGGGGTCATAGAGTCGGGTGTGGAGGTTTGGGTTAGAGGGACTGGGGCGGACATGAGCACGCAGTTCAAGTACGAGGGTGGGGCTCAGAACTGGAAGGTGAGATGTGAATGCGGGGCTCAGGATGATGACGGGGAGAGGATGGTGGCATGCGATATCTGCGAGGTGTGGCAGCACACAAGGTGCTGTGGAATCAATGATCGAGAGAGTGTCCCACCGTTGTTCGTCTGCTCGACCTGCTGCGGCTCTGTGGTAGGGTCCAGAAGCAGGCACGAAGATGAGGTCTTTGATTTTGAGCAGTCCAGCATCACGAGTGAGTTCGAACATTTCGGATCCTTCCTGCTGCCTCCGGAGTTGGACTATCTGAATGAGATGGAGCTCCCATACTAA
- the LOC116204516 gene encoding NADH dehydrogenase [ubiquinone] iron-sulfur protein 1, mitochondrial, with translation MGLGLLASRALRAKLLQNPRSATAFARTIVSTPELQSSEASAAQAQPDPTPDLPPRKPIGGARVHFPNPEDAIEVFVDGYPVKIPKGFTVLQACEVAGVDIPRFCYHSRLSIAGNCRMCLVEVEKSPKPVASCAMPALPGMKIKTDTPVAKKAREGVMEFLLMNHPLDCPICDQGGECDLQDQSMAFGSDRGRFTDVKRSVVDKNLGPLVKTVMTRCIQCTRCVRFATEIAGVQDLGMLGRGSGEEIGTYVEKLMTSELSGNVIDICPVGALTSKPFAFKARNWELKGTESIDVTDAVGSNIRIDSRGPEVMRIIPRLNEDINEEWISDKTRFCYDGLKRQRLNDPMIRGDDGRFKVVSWRDALTMVADVIHKVAPEQIVGIAGKLADAESMIALKDFLNRMGSNNVLSEGNVKLPNADLRSGYIMNTGIANLEKADAFLLVGTQPRVEAAMVNARIRKTVRESHAKVGYVGPPTDFNYDHEHLGTGPKTLTEIAENRHPFSSILSNAKHPVIIVGAGLFDREDSDAILSTVETIAKNVKAVRPDWNGYNVLLLNAAQAAALDLGLVPQSADSIKSAKLVYLMGADDVDLKDIPDDAFVIYQGHHGDHGVYRANIILPSSAFTEKEGTYENTEGCAQQTVPAVPTVGDARDDWKIIRALSEVAGVQLPYDSPVAIRSRISTVAPNLLSADEREPATFSTTTLRPDVKQKMSANDFGTAVENFYMTDSITRASKIMAQCSAMLLKK, from the exons ATGGGGCTGGGGTTGTTAGCTTCGAGGGCTCTTAGAGCTAAGCTCCTCCAAAACCCTAGGTCCGCCACAGCATTTGCCCGCACGATCGTCTCCACGCCCGAGCTCCAGAGCTCCGAGGCATCGGCGGCTCAGGCTCAGCCCGATCCCACCCCGGATCTCCCTCCCAGGAAGCCCATCGGCGGCGCCCGGGTCCACTTCCCCAACCCTGAGGATGCCATTGAGGTGTTCGTCGACGGCTACCCCGTCAAGATCCCCAAGGGCTTTACTGTCCTGCAGGCCTGTGAGGTCGCCGGAGTTGACATCCCCAGGTTCTGTTACCACAGCCGGCTATCGATTGCCGGAAACTGCCGTATGTGCTTGGTCGAGGTCGAGAAGTCGCCCAAGCCTGTTGCTTCTTGCGCTATGCCTGCTCTTCCTG GAATGAAGATCAAGACTGATACACCAGTTGCCAAGAAGGCGAGAGAAGGGGTGATGGAGTTTTTATTGATGAATCACCCCCTTGATTGTCCCATCTGCGATCAGGGTGGAGAGTGTGATCTCCAGGACCAGTCGATGGCTTTTGGGTCTGACAGGGGAAGGTTCACTGACGTGAAGAGGTCTGTGGTTGATAAGAACCTTGGTCCTTTGGTGAAGACTGTGATGACTCGTTGTATCCAGTGCACAAG GTGCGTGAGGTTTGCAACAGAGATTGCTGGAGTTCAAGATCTCGGCATGCTAGGACGTGGTAGTGGAGAAGAAATAGGGACTTATGTTGAAAAGCTCATGACAAGTGAACTTTCTGGAAATGTAATAGATATTTGTCCTGTTGGAGCCCTCACCTCAAAGCCTTTTGCATTTAAAGCTCGAAATTGGGAGTTGAAGGGAACAGAAAGCATTGATGTTACTGATGCAGTGGGATCAAATATCCGAATTGATAGCCGTGGCCCTGAGGTCATGCGCATTATTCCTCGGTTAAATGAG GACATAAATGAGGAATGGATATCAGACAAAACTCGTTTCTGTTATGATGGTCTAAAGAGGCAGAGGCTTAATGACCCTATGATTCGTGGTGATGACGGGCGCTTCAAGGTCGTGAGCTGGCGTGATGCCCTCACCATGGTTGCTGATGTCATCCACAAGGTTGCACCTGAGCAGATTGTGGGGATTGCTGGGAAACTGGCTGATGCAGAATCTATGATAGCGCTTAAAGATTTCTTGAACAGAATGGGGTCAAATAATGTGCTGAGTGAAGGCAATGTGAAGCTACCAAATGCTGATCTGAGATCAGGATACATAATGAATACTGGCATTGCCAATCTTGAGAAGGCAGATGCTTTCCTTTTGGTTGGAACCCAG CCAAGAGTAGAAGCTGCGATGGTGAATGCAAGGATCCGGAAGACCGTTCGGGAGTCCCATGCTAAAGTCGGCTACGTAGGTCCTCCCACAGATTTCAACTACGATCACGAACATCTTGGCACGGGCCCAAAGACTCTCACTGAGATTGCAGAGAACCGCCACCCATTCTCTTCTATCCTGTCGAATGCCAAGCACCCCGTCATCATTGTCGGTGCTGGCCTCTTTGACAGGGAGGATTCAGATGCAATCTTATCCACCGTGGAGACCATCGCCAAGAATGTCAAAGCTGTCAGGCCTGATTGGAATGGTTACAATGTTCTGCTCCTGAATGCTGCTCAGGCAGCAGCACTTGATCTTGGGTTGGTCCCACAGTCCGCTGACAGCATCAAGTCCGCAAAGTTGGTGTACTTGATGGGTGCTGATGATGTGGACTTGAAGGATATCCCAGATGATGCATTCGTGATCTATCAAGGGCATCATGGCGATCACGGTGTTTATCGTGCTAATATAATTCTTCCCTCCTCGGCTTTTACTGAGAAGGAAGGGACATACGAGAACACTGAAGGGTGTGCTCAGCAGACTGTCCCTGCAGTTCCTACTGTCGGGGATGCCAGAGATGACTGGAAGATAATCCGGGCTCTGTCTGAGGTGGCAGGAGTTCAGCTGCCTTATGATTCCCCTGTCGCCATCCGGTCTCGGATCAGTACCGTGGCTCCAAACCTATTGAGCGCGGACGAGAGGGAGCCTGCCACTTTCTCGACCACTACGTTGAGGCCAGACGTAAAGCAGAAGATGAGTGCGAATGATTTTGGCACCGCAGTAGAGAACTTTTACATGACCGATTCTATCACAAGGGCTTCAAAGATAATGGCTCAGTGCAGTGCAATGCTTCTGAAGAAATGA